The proteins below come from a single Xyrauchen texanus isolate HMW12.3.18 chromosome 3, RBS_HiC_50CHRs, whole genome shotgun sequence genomic window:
- the LOC127633322 gene encoding endoplasmic reticulum mannosyl-oligosaccharide 1,2-alpha-mannosidase-like: MSTLERKKGIMFTPSKRDFVSLTLSESSSYTDVKQWRQQSCWRKWKQLSRLQRSLILFTLMLLLVCGIATSPTLIVHWRDGTVVVPIGDVGDVGKQPFFVDLKNEYSPFLPMLPSEKKGRPGQPSLNNSLQSKTNVSGLLGDGNDGPDLKNVAKGSEGVNAFISLGGAVIEEEQGSDIKEKENQEDPSLLALADSRLEAVREAFRHAWKGYKDFAWGRDELKPISKSYGEWFGLGLTLIDALDTMWILGLKEEFAEARKWVAKELSFNKSVDVNLFESTIRVLGGLLSTYHLTGDSVFLDKATDIGSRLMPAFKTPSKIPYSDVNIGKGTAHPPRWTSDSTVAEVTSIQMEFRELSRLTGDPQYQLAVMEVMEQIHKLDGKQDGLVPMFINTNNGQFTHQGIYTMGARADSYYEYLLKQWIQGGKKEKELLEDYLQAVEGVKKNLLKKSAPLGLTFVGELSHGYFSPKMDHLVCFLPGTLALGAHHGLPADHMELAQQLMETCYQMYVQMETGLSPEIAHFNMHEGSIQDVDVNIADRHNLLRPETVESLFYLYRFTKDTKYQQWGWEILQNFNKYTRVSTGGYTSINNVRDPADPSPRDKMESFFLGETLKYFYLLFSDDPNLMNLDEYVFNTEAHPLPVWPQTE, translated from the exons ATGAGCACTCTGGAGAGAAAGAAGGGAATCATGTTTACACCATCAAAAAGGGATTTTGTATCTCTGACTCTGAGTGAAAGCAGCAGCTACACAGATGTCAAGCAGTGGCGGCAGCAGTCCTGCTGGAGG AAATGGAAACAGCTGTCCAGATTGCAGCGCAGTCTGATCTTGTTTACACTGATGCTTCTGCTGGTTTGTGGCATAGCCACATCACCCACTCTTATAGTACATTGGAGAG ATGGCACTGTAGTTGTTCCTATTGGGGACGTTGGAGACGTTGGAAAACAGCCATTTTTTGTAGACCTGAAAAATGAGTACAGTCCCTTTCTTCCCATGCTGCCCTCTGAA AAAAAGGGTAGGCCTGGACAACCCTCCTTAAATAACAGtttgcaaagcaaaacaaatgtaTCTGGGTTGTTGGGAGATGGAAATGATGGACCAGACCTGAAGAATGTAGCAAAAGGATCAGAAGGAGTGAATGCATTCATAAG TTTGGGTGGAGCTGTGATAGAAGAAGAACAGGGGTCTGATATCAAGGAGAAAGAAAACCAAGAAGACCCATCTTTATTAGCACTCG CTGACAGCAGGCTGGAGGCTGTGAGAGAAGCATTTAGACATGCCTGGAAGGGCTACAAGGATTTTGCCTGGGGTCGTGATGAGCTCAAACCCATCTCTAAATCTTATGGAGAGTGGTTTGGACTTGGGCTAACCCTAATTGATGCTCTGGACACTATGTGGATCTTGGGTCTAAAAGAGG AGTTTGCAGAGGCCAGGAAGTGGGTGGCCAAAGAACTCTCCTTCAATAAAAGCGTGGATGTTAATCTGTTTGAGAGCACCATTCGTGTCCTGGGTGGTCTGCTGAGCACTTACCATCTGACTGGAGACTCTGTGTTCCTGGATAAAGCT ACTGATATTGGCTCCAGACTGATGCCTGCCTTCAAAACACCCTCTAAAATCCCTTACTCTGATGTGAACATTGGGAAGGGGACCGCTCATCCTCCACGGTGGACTTCAGACAGCACTGTAGCTGAGGTCACCAGCATTCAGATGGAGTTCAGAGAGCTTAGTCGGCTCACTGGAGATCCTCAATACCAG CTGGCAGTTATGGAGGTGATGGAGCAGATCCATAAATTGGATGGGAAACAAGATGGATTAGTGCCTATGTTTATCAATACCAATAATGGGCAGTTTACCCACCAGGGTATCTATACAATGGGGGCCAGGGCTGACAGCTACTATGAGTATCTGCTGAAGCAATGGATTCAGGGAGGCAAAAAAGAGAAGGA ATTATTGGAGGACTATCTGCAGGCTGTGGAAGGGGTGAAGAAAAACCTGCTGAAGAAGTCTGCTCCTCTAGGGCTCACATTTGTAGGAGAGCTATCCCATGGATACTTCAGTCCCAAGATG GACCACTTGGTGTGTTTCCTGCCTGGCACACTGGCACTTGGAGCACACCACGGTCTTCCTGCTGATCACATGGAGCTGGCACAACAGCTGATGGAGACCTGCTACCAGATGTACGTCCAGATGGAGACGGGCCTAAGTCCAGAGATAGCTCACTTCAACATGCATGAAGGGAGCATACAGGATGTAGATGTAAAT ATTGCAGACAGACACAATCTTCTAAGGCCAGAGACTGTGGAGAGCCTCTTCTACTTGTACAGGTTTACCAAGGATACGAAATACCAGCAGTGGGGCTGGGAGATCTTGCAGAACTTCAATAAATATACAAGG GTTTCCACTGGAGGTTATACGTCCATAAACAACGTTCGTGACCCAGCCGATCCCAGTCCCCGAGACAAAATGGAGAGCTTCTTCCTGGGTGAGACGCTCAAATACTTCTATCTGCTGTTTTCAGATGACCCCAACCTTATGAACCTAGACGAATATGTCTTCAACACTGAAGCCCATCCCCTGCCAGTATGGCCACAAACGGAGTAA
- the dpp7 gene encoding dipeptidyl peptidase 2 — MTARCLFFGLILLILGEKTEKTLLSAVGKQSNEVNPSHSDLTPDFKEKYFKQILDHFNYNSLVNGTYDQRYLITDKYWKKGYGPIFFYTGNEGDIWAFALNSGFITELAAVQEALVIFAEHRYYGKSLPFGKDSFNIPEVGLLTVEQALADYAVMITELKKELGAQSCPVIVFGGSYGGMLSVYMRIRYPNIVAGALAASAPILSTAGLGDSRQFFQDVSADFEKVSPACRDAVKGAFQKLNTLAEQEDYGRIQSAFSLCKTPSTSKDIHQLNGLLRNAFTMMAMLDYPYSTQFMGSMPAFPVKVACETMLNGTDLMSALRDTVGIFYNSTGTLACYDLYSLYVECADPTGCGLGFNSYAWDYQACTEIEMCYESNNVTDMFPPIKFTEQQRGQYCLKRWRVVPRSGWLKTQYWGNDLSTASNIIFSNGDLDPWANGGIRKSLSPSLIAINIPEGAHHLDLRESNPADPESVIIARKKEAEIIAQWVKDARKKSS, encoded by the exons ATGACTGCACGGTGCCTTTTCTTTGGACTCATTTTGCTGATCCTCggtgaaaaaactgaaaaaacacTTTTATCTGCG GTGGGAAAGCAAAGTAATGAGGTCAATCCATCTCACAGTGACCTCACACCTGATTTTAAGGAGAagtattttaaacaaattttagACCACTTCAATTACAACAGCCTAGTCAATGGCACATATGACCAGCGCTACCTTATCACAG acAAGTACTGGAAAAAAGGCTATGGACCCATTTTCTTCTACACTGGTAATGAAGGGGACATATGGGCCTTTGCTCTGAATTCTGGGTTTATAACAGAGCTGGCAGCAGTACAGGAAGCTCTGGTGATATTTGCTGAGCAT CGGTACTATGGAAAGTCTCTGCCATTTGGAAAGGATTCATTTAATATCCCAGAAGTGGGGCTGTTGACAGTGGAGCAGGCCCTGGCTGACTATGCAGTCATGATTACAGAGCTGAAGAAGGAACTGGGTGCTCAGTCATGCCCCGTCATTGTCTTTGGTGGAAG CTATGGAGGAATGTTGAGCGTTTACATGAGAATCAGGTATCCAAATATTGTGGCTGGAGCATTAGCTGCTAGTGCTCCCATCCTTTCCACAGCAGGACTAGGAGACTCCAGACAGTTCTTCCAGGACGTATCAGCA GATTTTGAGAAGGTTAGCCCTGCCTGCAGAGATGCAGTAAAGGGAGCTTTCCAAAAGCTAAACACTTTGGCAGAACAAGAAG ACTACGGACGCATCCAGTCTGCCTTCTCCCTGTGTAAAACTCCATCCACCTCAAAGGACATTCACCAGCTGAACGGTCTACTACGCAACGCTTTCACCATGATGGCCATGTTGGACTACCCTTACAGCACTCAATTCATGGGCAGCATGCCAGCCTTCCCTGTGAAG GTGGCATGTGAAACTATGCTGAATGGCACTGATCTTATGTCAGCACTCAGAGATACTGTTG GGATTTTTTATAACTCCACTGGAACACTTGCATGCTATGACCTCTACAGTCTCTATGTGGAGTGTGCAGACCCCACTGGCTGTGGCCTTGGTTTTAACAGCTATGCATGGGATTATCAG GCCTGCACAGAGATTGAGATGTGTTATGAGAGCAACAATGTGACAGACATGTTCCCACCTATTAAATTCACTGAGCAGCAGAGAGGGCAGTACTGTTTAAAGAGATGGCGAGTGGTGCCACGTTCAGGCTGGCTCAAGACCCAGTACTGGGGGAATG ATCTCTCCACTGCAAGCAATATTATATTTTCCAATGGTGACCTTGATCCTTGGGCTAATGGAGGG ATCAGAAAGTCACTCAGTCCATCCCTGATTGCAATCAACATACCGGAGGGAGCACATCATCTAGATTTAAG ggAGTCAAACCCAGCTGATCCGGAGTCAGTTATCATTGCTCGCAAGAAGGAGGCTGAAATCATTGCTCAATGGGTGAAGGACGCAAGGAAGAAGTCATCATGa
- the LOC127633071 gene encoding uncharacterized protein LOC127633071 produces the protein MLNREDYMSNRYNHIIERIQNRQEQPSSSESLVERLRMFRQNTPVRGPKRRGQTRLATFRVGLFLHPAMETFHPHKDCCMECPVHRENFAVGEPDRHLPCNHFHSECIVPWLEMHVQCAGRV, from the exons ATGCTGAATCGCGAAGATTACATGAGTAACAGATATAATCATATAATTGAACGAATTCAGAACAGACAGGAGCAGCCGAGTTCTTCTGAGAGTCTTGTAGAAAG GCTGAGGATGTTCAGACAAAATACTCCCGTTAGAGGACCAAAGCGAAGGGGGCAAACAAGACTTGCAACTTTCAGAGTTGGTCTCTTCCTCCATCCTGCTATGGAAACATTCCACCCACATAAAG ACTGCTGTATGGAATGTCCAGTGCATAGAGAGAACTTCGCAGTGGGAGAGCCAGACAGACATCTACCCTGTAACCACTTTCATTCAGAATGTATTGTACCATGGCTGGAAATG CATGTCCAGTGTGCAGGAAGAGTTTAA